In the Arcobacter arenosus genome, one interval contains:
- a CDS encoding NAD-binding protein, producing the protein MIKKIKEYLEEFKINYEESKSIFYFLNKYKILLGGVSAFLGFIFGVIGFLYEGKHLLESMTNTFALFALNTPDSYDETNIFLLLSTIFICITLFSAALFAFFQEFINRFIAKRIIAKNHIAVFGLGEINRAFLNSILNDDKTKDSKESKNSDLMTVIIDSDSTNSYIDEYRQQGFGVIVGDALSSTQLELLNYETMDYALIALGNDRINIELAIKIINKIKDEQINTPTRLIVHISNNELREIFHQEFILPVQDDKIQIDIKTFSFYDECSKDLFENNNLMQSEYLSTNDSFKSVVLGNGNLALSIIKDILLLSNFPNKNKHVITLIDQNSKEFFENIKLETYYDQKKFPTVEFEIIESNWKSPNFYKENIFTDKDLLNIYICYDDEENNVNLAMELKNRIYTKFTSSKTKIHFGIFSEYQLSHLINENKNTFERFFTFGNFNDIFSKEKLLDEEDYIIAKMIHHGYGDIFDENKLLLDKSELDKKWFNNTKFSDKLSNIAQAKHLNTKLQILGLKKEKIDEKELSKVKLLELNKKEFYSIIEPVLKESNISINRLKVASQELPKFWDNKNYEVIYMPTEFKTLFEKLIEIEHERWNSYHYLNGWEYDEIKNKNIKVHDCLKLLNEFKEKHLQITVLYDIYSILYIPNYLASAGFKIKKLD; encoded by the coding sequence ATGATTAAAAAAATAAAAGAATATTTAGAAGAATTTAAAATAAATTACGAAGAATCAAAAAGTATATTCTATTTTTTGAATAAGTATAAAATTCTTCTTGGAGGAGTATCGGCCTTTCTTGGGTTTATATTTGGTGTAATAGGATTTTTATATGAAGGGAAACATCTCTTAGAAAGTATGACTAATACATTTGCTTTATTTGCTTTAAATACTCCAGATAGTTATGATGAAACAAATATTTTTTTATTACTATCTACAATATTTATTTGTATTACACTTTTTTCTGCTGCATTATTTGCTTTTTTTCAAGAATTTATTAATAGATTTATTGCAAAAAGAATTATTGCAAAAAATCATATCGCTGTTTTCGGTCTTGGTGAAATAAATAGAGCCTTTTTAAATAGTATTTTAAATGATGATAAAACAAAAGATAGTAAAGAAAGTAAAAATAGTGATTTAATGACAGTTATTATAGATTCTGATTCAACAAATAGTTATATAGATGAATATAGACAACAAGGCTTTGGTGTTATTGTTGGAGATGCATTAAGTTCAACACAACTTGAACTTTTAAATTATGAAACAATGGATTATGCTTTAATTGCTTTAGGTAATGATAGAATTAACATAGAGTTGGCAATCAAAATAATTAATAAAATAAAAGATGAACAAATAAATACTCCTACAAGGTTAATTGTACATATTTCAAATAATGAGTTGAGAGAAATATTTCATCAAGAATTTATACTTCCAGTTCAAGATGATAAGATTCAAATAGATATAAAAACTTTTTCTTTTTATGATGAATGTTCAAAAGATTTATTTGAGAATAACAATTTAATGCAATCAGAGTATTTATCGACTAATGATTCTTTCAAAAGTGTAGTTTTAGGTAATGGTAATTTAGCACTCTCAATTATAAAAGATATCTTACTTTTATCAAACTTTCCAAATAAAAACAAACATGTGATTACTCTAATTGATCAAAATTCAAAAGAGTTTTTTGAGAATATAAAACTAGAAACATACTATGATCAAAAAAAATTTCCAACTGTAGAATTTGAGATAATTGAAAGCAATTGGAAAAGCCCTAACTTTTATAAAGAAAATATTTTTACGGACAAAGATTTATTGAATATTTATATTTGTTATGATGATGAAGAAAACAATGTAAATTTAGCAATGGAGCTAAAAAATAGAATATATACAAAGTTCACTAGTTCAAAAACAAAAATTCATTTTGGAATATTTTCAGAATATCAATTAAGTCATTTGATAAATGAAAATAAAAATACATTTGAAAGATTTTTTACTTTTGGTAATTTTAATGATATTTTTTCAAAAGAAAAACTCCTTGATGAGGAGGACTATATTATTGCTAAAATGATTCACCATGGATATGGAGACATCTTTGATGAAAATAAATTGCTTTTAGATAAAAGTGAATTAGATAAGAAGTGGTTTAATAATACAAAATTTAGTGATAAACTATCCAATATAGCCCAAGCAAAACACTTAAATACAAAACTTCAAATATTAGGATTAAAAAAAGAAAAAATTGATGAAAAAGAGTTGTCAAAAGTAAAACTGCTAGAACTTAACAAAAAGGAATTTTATTCAATAATTGAACCAGTATTAAAGGAATCTAATATTTCAATAAATAGATTAAAAGTAGCATCACAAGAGCTACCTAAATTTTGGGATAATAAGAATTATGAAGTTATTTATATGCCAACAGAATTTAAAACATTATTTGAAAAACTTATAGAAATAGAACATGAAAGATGGAACTCTTATCATTATTTAAATGGTTGGGAATATGATGAGATAAAAAATAAAAATATTAAAGTCCATGATTGCTTAAAACTATTAAATGAATTTAAAGAAAAACATTTGCAAATAACAGTTTTATATGATATTTATTCTATTTTATATATTCCAAACTACTTAGCAAGTGCAGGTTTTAAAATCAAAAAACTTGATTAA
- a CDS encoding endonuclease/exonuclease/phosphatase family protein, with the protein MKLITWNCNGAFRNKNHLFDEDDYDILIIQECENPLQSTKHYEDWAKNHLWIGNNKNKGLGVFCKENIKLEKLDWSDINSNYKNEQLESFLPCLVNDEIILIAVWTKKANSEVFGYIGQMWKYLQLHKEKLKDKKVIIAGDFNSNVIWDKWDRWWNHSDVVNEFEELGIKSLYHYISNEKQGSETKPTFYLQRKIEKPYHIDYVFLSKYFITQNTTLNIGNTDKWLESSDHMPIICEIIYD; encoded by the coding sequence ATGAAGTTAATTACTTGGAACTGTAATGGTGCATTTAGAAATAAAAATCATTTGTTTGATGAAGATGACTATGATATTCTGATAATTCAAGAATGTGAGAATCCTTTACAATCTACTAAACATTATGAAGATTGGGCAAAAAATCATCTATGGATTGGAAACAATAAAAACAAAGGTTTAGGAGTATTTTGTAAAGAAAATATTAAACTAGAAAAACTTGACTGGAGTGATATTAATTCTAACTACAAAAATGAACAACTAGAATCTTTTTTACCTTGCTTAGTTAATGATGAGATTATTCTAATAGCTGTGTGGACTAAAAAAGCTAATTCAGAAGTATTTGGATACATAGGTCAAATGTGGAAATACTTACAACTACACAAAGAAAAATTAAAGGATAAAAAAGTAATCATTGCAGGTGATTTTAACAGTAATGTTATTTGGGATAAATGGGATAGATGGTGGAATCATAGTGATGTTGTAAATGAATTTGAAGAGCTAGGAATTAAGAGTTTATACCATTATATTTCAAATGAAAAACAAGGAAGTGAAACTAAACCTACATTCTATCTACAAAGAAAAATAGAAAAGCCCTATCATATTGATTATGTATTTTTAAGTAAATATTTTATTACACAAAATACAACTCTAAACATTGGGAATACAGATAAATGGCTTGAGTCTAGTGATCATATGCCTATTATTTGTGAGATTATTTATGATTAA
- a CDS encoding nucleotide pyrophosphohydrolase, which produces MDINKIKNILKNFSQERDWEQFHSPKNLSMALSVEASELVEIFQWLTEEQSYNLTDSKKQHTKEEIADIAIYLLRICMKLDIDLEEAILEKMKKNEEKYPVDKVKGSAKKYTEL; this is translated from the coding sequence ATGGATATAAATAAAATTAAAAATATTTTAAAAAACTTTTCTCAAGAAAGAGATTGGGAGCAGTTTCATTCTCCTAAAAATCTATCAATGGCTTTATCTGTAGAAGCTTCAGAACTTGTTGAAATATTTCAATGGCTAACCGAAGAACAATCTTATAATCTTACTGATTCAAAAAAACAACACACAAAAGAAGAAATAGCTGATATCGCGATCTATTTACTTAGAATTTGTATGAAATTAGATATTGATTTAGAAGAAGCAATATTAGAAAAAATGAAAAAGAATGAAGAAAAATACCCAGTAGATAAAGTTAAAGGTTCTGCTAAAAAGTATACGGAACTATAA
- a CDS encoding DUF2075 domain-containing protein, whose product MSFEYLTKDFIFDHTAFEQIKQEAPTYYIFPSVYIIYCKNTKRAYIGETTNILNRLNQHLKNSDKNQLKNVKVIFSPYFNKSSVLDIESNLIQNMLADNQFKLLNGNDGISNHHYYQKIEYENTFKDIWKNLQFEKLVKHDLLDIQNSDLFKYSPYKSLSEDQYNAIREYLFILNDSKEKTSTFIQGSAGTGKTILAVYLVKLLLNNIDEDDLEDNFEVTPLIELAQDVKSKLMKEKDELKIALVVPMTSLRKTLQNVFKSIHGLSKNMVIGPNEVKNDYYDLLIVDEAHRLKRRKNITGYAEFDKTNKHFGLDNEGNELDWIMLSSNNQLFFYDEKQSIRPTDIEKAKFEKIKSSSSIIKLKSQMRVQGGEDYIEFVDKLLTNCDNIKPWQSSNYELKLFTSMPQMIKELENKEKEHGLCRTISGYSWKWVSNKNDIPDVTIDGVNLYWNRTSQDWINSAKQMTEMGCIHTTQGYDLNYSGIIFGTDITYNEETQRIEVLKENYFDRNGKVGISEEQLHDYILNIYKTIMYRGIKGTYVYCCDENLRNYFKNYIPIG is encoded by the coding sequence ATGTCATTTGAATATTTAACTAAAGATTTTATTTTTGACCACACTGCTTTTGAACAAATAAAACAAGAAGCACCAACTTATTATATATTTCCATCTGTATATATTATTTATTGTAAAAATACTAAAAGAGCATATATTGGTGAAACAACTAATATTTTAAATAGATTAAATCAACATTTAAAAAACTCAGATAAGAATCAATTAAAAAATGTGAAAGTAATATTTAGTCCATATTTCAATAAATCTTCTGTTTTAGATATTGAATCAAACCTTATTCAAAATATGTTAGCTGATAACCAATTTAAACTTTTAAATGGGAATGATGGTATTTCAAATCATCATTATTATCAAAAGATTGAATATGAAAATACATTTAAAGACATTTGGAAGAACTTACAATTTGAGAAATTAGTTAAACATGATTTATTAGATATACAAAACTCTGATTTATTTAAATATTCACCATATAAATCACTTTCTGAAGACCAATATAATGCTATTAGAGAATATTTATTTATTCTTAATGATTCAAAAGAAAAAACATCAACTTTTATACAAGGAAGTGCAGGAACTGGAAAAACTATTCTTGCAGTTTATTTAGTAAAACTATTACTTAACAATATTGATGAAGATGATTTAGAAGATAACTTTGAAGTAACTCCTTTAATTGAACTAGCACAAGATGTAAAATCAAAATTAATGAAAGAAAAAGATGAACTGAAAATTGCTTTAGTAGTTCCAATGACATCTCTTAGAAAAACACTTCAAAATGTATTTAAAAGTATTCATGGACTATCTAAGAACATGGTAATTGGTCCTAATGAAGTGAAAAATGATTACTATGATTTACTAATCGTAGATGAAGCTCATAGATTAAAAAGAAGAAAAAATATTACAGGATATGCAGAATTTGATAAAACAAATAAACACTTTGGTTTAGATAATGAAGGTAACGAACTTGATTGGATTATGCTGTCAAGTAATAATCAATTATTCTTTTATGATGAAAAGCAATCTATAAGACCTACTGATATTGAAAAAGCTAAATTTGAAAAAATTAAAAGTTCATCTTCAATAATTAAACTAAAATCACAAATGAGAGTTCAAGGTGGTGAAGATTATATTGAATTTGTAGACAAACTTCTTACAAATTGTGATAACATAAAACCTTGGCAATCCTCAAACTATGAATTAAAATTATTTACTTCAATGCCCCAAATGATTAAAGAATTAGAAAATAAAGAAAAAGAACATGGACTTTGTAGAACTATATCAGGTTATTCTTGGAAATGGGTATCCAATAAAAATGATATTCCAGATGTAACTATTGATGGAGTTAATCTATATTGGAATAGAACAAGTCAAGATTGGATTAACTCTGCAAAACAAATGACTGAAATGGGATGTATTCATACAACTCAAGGTTATGACTTAAACTACTCAGGAATTATCTTTGGGACAGATATTACTTACAATGAAGAGACTCAAAGAATAGAAGTATTAAAAGAAAACTACTTTGATAGAAATGGGAAAGTTGGTATTTCAGAAGAACAGCTACATGACTATATCCTTAACATTTATAAAACTATAATGTATAGAGGGATAAAAGGTACTTATGTTTATTGTTGTGATGAAAACCTAAGAAATTATTTTAAAAACTATATTCCAATAGGTTAG